One genomic region from Streptomyces venezuelae encodes:
- a CDS encoding ABC transporter permease, with protein MFRFPATARLVVVGGAISYRALFNWTTPPMFIGTLLVGPLLQVFFFVFLGRELGVADDRFHLVGTAVLAASASCVYGGTMAVANERRYGTLGAVLLSPRHRVPLWTGRALPYVLNGLFVSAFVLTAAALVLGLPVPAGALPGLGLVLLAAAGACSAFGLALGALGLRFRDVFLVSNVASSGLLLLTGAAVPRESLPEWMRFAGELLPLTHAADAARRLTAGGGLDGSLLGTELAVGAGWGLLAVALLAVFERGSRRRATLDVM; from the coding sequence ATGTTCCGTTTCCCCGCCACCGCCCGGCTCGTCGTCGTCGGCGGCGCGATCTCCTACCGGGCGCTCTTCAACTGGACGACCCCGCCGATGTTCATCGGAACCCTGCTGGTGGGGCCGCTCCTCCAAGTCTTCTTCTTCGTCTTCCTCGGACGGGAACTGGGCGTCGCCGACGACCGTTTCCATCTTGTAGGAACCGCCGTTCTCGCAGCTTCCGCCTCCTGCGTGTACGGCGGCACGATGGCCGTCGCCAACGAGCGCCGGTACGGCACGCTCGGAGCCGTCCTGCTCTCGCCCCGGCACCGGGTCCCGCTCTGGACGGGCCGCGCCCTCCCGTACGTCCTCAACGGGCTGTTCGTCAGCGCCTTCGTGCTCACCGCAGCCGCGCTCGTGCTCGGGCTGCCCGTGCCCGCCGGGGCGCTGCCCGGGCTCGGTCTGGTGCTGCTGGCCGCCGCCGGTGCCTGCTCGGCCTTCGGGCTCGCGCTGGGGGCGCTCGGGCTCCGCTTCCGCGACGTCTTCCTGGTGTCCAACGTGGCGAGTTCGGGGCTGCTCCTGCTGACGGGCGCCGCCGTGCCCCGGGAGTCGCTGCCGGAGTGGATGCGGTTCGCCGGCGAGCTGCTGCCGCTCACACACGCGGCGGACGCGGCGCGGCGGCTGACCGCGGGGGGTGGCCTGGACGGGTCCCTGCTCGGGACCGAGCTCGCGGTGGGGGCCGGCTGGGGGCTGCTCGCCGTCGCCCTGCTCGCCGTCTTCGAGCGCGGCAGCCGGCGCCGGGCCACGCTCGACGTGATGTGA
- a CDS encoding ATP-binding cassette domain-containing protein, which translates to MLAIEADALRRTYTSRTGWLKPRRTETEAVRGVTFEVAPGELFGLLGPNGAGKTTTIKMLNTLLLPTSGTARVFGHDVARDPVAVRRRTGYVFGGDRGLYDRLSALDNLRYFAELYGVEARDQKRRIAELLDLVGLVGREKESVEGYSRGMRQRLHIARGLLHRPDVLFLDEPSIGVDPVAARDLRRTVADLAAAGTTVLLTTHYMAEADELCGRIAVIAGGRICALGTPESLKSRVRGRDVLEIEAYGVDEERLDRVRRLPGVRGASVEDRGALQVVTVQTGQGSAELHGPVLTALDGLRIGRVTSREPSLEDAYITIVEEEEPAAGGSDRPATAAEAGSEAESGSEPGSEAESGSEPGTESEGLTV; encoded by the coding sequence ATGCTCGCAATCGAGGCGGACGCGCTGCGCCGCACCTACACCAGCAGGACCGGATGGCTGAAGCCCCGGCGGACCGAGACCGAGGCCGTGCGCGGTGTCACCTTCGAGGTGGCGCCGGGGGAGCTGTTCGGCCTGCTCGGCCCCAACGGCGCCGGGAAGACCACCACCATCAAGATGCTCAACACCCTGCTCCTGCCGACCTCAGGCACGGCCCGGGTGTTCGGCCACGACGTGGCCCGCGACCCCGTCGCCGTACGCCGCAGGACCGGGTACGTCTTCGGCGGCGACCGCGGCCTGTACGACCGGCTCTCCGCGCTCGACAACCTCCGCTACTTCGCCGAGCTGTACGGCGTCGAGGCCCGCGACCAGAAGCGGCGCATCGCCGAACTCCTCGACCTGGTCGGGCTCGTGGGCCGGGAGAAGGAGAGCGTCGAGGGGTACTCGCGCGGCATGCGGCAGCGCCTCCACATCGCCCGCGGACTCCTCCACCGCCCCGACGTGCTCTTCCTCGACGAGCCGTCCATCGGCGTCGACCCCGTCGCAGCCCGCGACCTGCGCCGCACGGTCGCCGACCTGGCCGCGGCCGGCACCACCGTCCTGCTCACCACCCACTACATGGCCGAGGCCGACGAACTCTGCGGCCGGATCGCCGTGATCGCCGGTGGCCGGATCTGCGCTCTCGGCACGCCCGAGAGCCTCAAGTCCCGTGTGCGGGGCCGGGACGTGCTGGAGATCGAGGCGTACGGGGTGGACGAGGAGCGGCTCGACCGGGTGCGGCGCCTGCCCGGGGTGCGGGGCGCGTCGGTCGAGGACCGGGGCGCGCTCCAGGTCGTCACCGTGCAGACCGGCCAGGGCTCCGCCGAGCTGCACGGGCCGGTGCTGACCGCGCTCGACGGCCTGCGGATCGGCCGGGTCACGAGCCGCGAACCGTCCCTGGAGGACGCCTACATCACGATCGTGGAGGAGGAGGAGCCGGCGGCGGGCGGATCGGACCGGCCCGCGACGGCTGCCGAGGCCGGATCCGAGGCCGAATCCGGGTCCGAACCCGGATCCGAGGCCGAATCCGGGTCCGAACCCGGGACCGAGTCCGAGGGGCTGACCGTATGA
- a CDS encoding ABC transporter permease codes for MRRVLRLVLVGVRTHVSYMSRSPIEITFAVLVPLVYATLAVYLFRAAGDPDRLLTASVGAGLMGIWGSVLFGSGGAVQNQRWLGTLETLVVAPAPLALVLLPITLATAVIGTYAMGATVLWGVVLFGVPLDFAHPLLFLLAVPVCVLALGMMGLLLAATFVLLRNANALANPLDTPVWLLSGLLVPVTVLPAWTQPLSWALPTTWGARAVHAATSGGDVITPLLAAAALGACYALAAVLVLGRVERRARAAATLALA; via the coding sequence ATGAGGCGCGTCCTGCGGCTGGTCCTCGTCGGTGTGCGCACCCATGTCTCGTACATGTCGCGCTCCCCCATCGAGATCACCTTCGCCGTCCTCGTCCCGCTCGTCTACGCGACCCTCGCCGTCTACCTCTTCCGGGCCGCGGGCGACCCCGACCGGCTGCTCACGGCCTCCGTCGGCGCCGGACTGATGGGCATCTGGGGCTCGGTGCTCTTCGGTTCGGGCGGCGCCGTGCAGAACCAGCGCTGGCTCGGCACCCTGGAGACCCTGGTCGTGGCGCCGGCCCCGCTCGCGCTCGTCCTGCTCCCGATCACCCTCGCGACCGCCGTCATCGGCACGTACGCGATGGGTGCGACGGTCCTGTGGGGCGTGGTTCTCTTCGGCGTCCCGCTCGACTTCGCACACCCGTTGCTCTTCCTGCTCGCCGTGCCCGTGTGCGTCCTCGCCCTCGGCATGATGGGGCTCCTCCTCGCCGCCACCTTCGTCCTGCTGCGGAACGCCAACGCCCTGGCCAACCCGCTGGACACGCCCGTCTGGCTGCTGTCCGGGCTCCTCGTGCCCGTCACCGTGCTGCCCGCCTGGACACAGCCGTTGTCCTGGGCGCTGCCCACCACCTGGGGCGCGCGGGCCGTGCACGCGGCGACCTCCGGCGGGGACGTGATCACTCCGCTGCTCGCCGCCGCCGCGCTCGGGGCCTGCTACGCCCTGGCCGCCGTCCTCGTCCTCGGGCGGGTGGAGCGCCGGGCGCGCGCCGCCGCCACCCTCGCCCTCGCCTGA